From a region of the Paenibacillus sp. FSL R10-2734 genome:
- a CDS encoding diguanylate cyclase gives MSEQKAYAHKDSRMPLQDNIRASRDSEDPSAWLRETEIVTHDFPYLENLIADSFKEWFGGLDVLPFSKSWEWSVLNFEGKYLSNIWDHHELWRQQWEQAAASSLISGTISTVQLTVEGKDLSFLTIPLITRVDNEIFAFLGCCMPIQQYNMGGRDIAQAMSLHYRTCLYHKFEHIFVADLASNHIHAERESNRRSLLFQIVQRMHDNIDVDAVLSEVIDSISAMYPGARLELFMSQDHRSTHPQVKPLPFHMSSDDVCARAFKDGRVALHTSDEDHRNVEIGLPLGGKQGVYGVFHMVMDNPIFPDVDLRFLTMVADTAGTAFENAKLYERSNQLIRELRMSNELTQRLNQSLRLGDIFQFAFEELLEMFGADYCCILHMNEEKGGLEAIACNHPSLQNEILEVGVGLGGKVYSTGESLIMSDYIDNPKTTSRLMNATGSQSLIATPLSVGGEVRGAIMLAHRDSHYFSYDNYRLLQAMAGHIGLAVGNARLHAEVRRLANRDSLTGLYARHYLDEEIKERQSKDFCGCLIVVDIDQFKIVNDTYGHQKGDKILKEVSEIVKSSIRQGDIAARWGGEELSVYLPLMGVEQAGFVAERIRRRVMEETEPSVTVSCGIAEWSWMDDRVSVESLFYRADMALYKAKHNGRNQVVVDTKENNNTAKNP, from the coding sequence ATGTCAGAGCAGAAAGCATACGCCCATAAAGACAGTCGTATGCCGTTACAGGACAACATACGCGCTAGTAGAGATTCCGAAGATCCCTCCGCCTGGCTTAGGGAAACGGAAATTGTAACCCATGACTTCCCTTATCTAGAAAATCTAATTGCAGACAGTTTTAAAGAATGGTTTGGTGGGCTCGATGTTCTTCCGTTCTCCAAATCATGGGAATGGTCTGTGTTGAATTTTGAAGGTAAGTACTTAAGCAACATATGGGATCATCATGAACTATGGAGACAGCAGTGGGAACAGGCGGCGGCTTCTAGCTTGATCTCAGGAACAATCTCTACAGTTCAGTTAACTGTGGAGGGCAAGGACCTGAGTTTTTTAACCATTCCGCTGATTACTCGCGTCGACAATGAAATTTTTGCTTTTCTGGGCTGTTGTATGCCTATACAACAATATAATATGGGTGGGCGAGATATCGCACAAGCTATGTCGCTGCATTACCGCACCTGTCTCTATCATAAGTTTGAACATATATTTGTAGCTGATCTTGCAAGTAACCATATCCATGCTGAACGTGAAAGCAATCGCCGTTCTTTGTTATTTCAGATTGTCCAGCGAATGCATGATAACATTGATGTGGATGCTGTACTTTCGGAGGTCATAGATAGCATCTCTGCGATGTATCCAGGAGCCAGACTCGAGCTGTTTATGTCTCAAGATCACCGCAGCACTCATCCGCAGGTCAAACCCTTACCATTCCACATGTCCAGTGATGACGTCTGTGCTAGGGCGTTTAAGGATGGACGTGTTGCACTGCACACTAGTGATGAAGATCATCGTAATGTAGAGATTGGTCTTCCGTTAGGTGGAAAGCAGGGGGTTTATGGGGTATTCCATATGGTGATGGATAATCCAATCTTTCCAGACGTTGATTTACGGTTTCTAACCATGGTAGCGGATACGGCAGGGACTGCTTTTGAGAATGCCAAGCTATATGAGCGTTCCAATCAGCTTATTCGCGAGCTCCGCATGAGTAATGAGCTTACCCAACGTCTGAATCAAAGCTTGCGTTTAGGCGATATTTTTCAATTTGCGTTTGAAGAGTTACTTGAAATGTTTGGTGCAGATTACTGCTGTATCTTACATATGAATGAGGAAAAGGGTGGGCTGGAAGCTATTGCCTGCAACCATCCCTCTTTGCAGAACGAAATTTTAGAAGTAGGAGTAGGTCTAGGTGGAAAAGTATATTCCACAGGAGAATCACTGATCATGTCTGACTACATCGATAATCCAAAGACAACTTCCCGGCTAATGAATGCTACCGGTTCACAGTCGCTGATTGCCACACCTCTTAGCGTGGGTGGTGAAGTACGAGGTGCGATTATGTTGGCACATCGAGATTCGCATTATTTTTCATATGATAATTATAGGTTGCTGCAGGCGATGGCGGGGCATATTGGACTAGCGGTAGGGAACGCCAGACTACACGCTGAAGTCAGACGTCTTGCGAACAGAGACAGCCTAACTGGACTTTATGCTCGTCATTATCTGGACGAAGAGATAAAAGAAAGACAGTCAAAGGACTTTTGCGGTTGTTTAATTGTTGTGGATATTGACCAGTTCAAGATTGTAAATGATACCTACGGTCATCAAAAAGGCGATAAGATCCTAAAAGAGGTTAGTGAAATTGTGAAGTCCTCCATCCGTCAAGGCGATATTGCCGCGAGGTGGGGTGGAGAGGAACTATCTGTTTATTTACCATTGATGGGCGTGGAGCAGGCAGGCTTTGTAGCCGAACGTATACGCAGGCGGGTCATGGAAGAAACCGAACCTAGTGTAACTGTATCCTGCGGTATAGCGGAGTGGAGCTGGATGGATGATCGAGTAAGTGTCGAGTCTTTGTTCTATCGAGCGGATATGGCGCTGTATAAAGCTAAGCATAATGGTCGTAACCAAGTTGTCGTTGATACTAAAGAAAACAATAACACTGCGAAGAACCCTTGA
- the rpsD gene encoding 30S ribosomal protein S4 codes for MARYTGPKFKLSRRLGISLSGTGKDLKRPFPPGQHGANQRRKVSNYGMQLLEKQKLRHMYGLGEKQFRTLFTKAQKLPGLAGENFMFLLESRLDNLVYRLGFANSRAGARQLVSHGHVTVNGKKVDIASYRVSLGDVIGLREKSQSMASIKEALANRSHLPAYLESAEGSFEGKFIRLPERSELSQDIDEKQIVEFYNR; via the coding sequence ATGGCACGTTACACCGGACCTAAATTCAAACTCAGCCGCCGTCTGGGCATTTCCCTTAGCGGTACAGGCAAAGACCTGAAACGCCCTTTCCCACCAGGACAACACGGCGCTAACCAACGCAGAAAAGTAAGTAACTACGGAATGCAGCTTTTAGAAAAACAAAAACTGCGTCACATGTACGGCTTGGGAGAGAAGCAATTCCGCACACTCTTCACTAAAGCACAAAAACTTCCAGGTCTTGCGGGCGAAAACTTCATGTTCTTGCTTGAAAGCCGCTTGGACAACCTAGTTTACCGTCTTGGATTTGCTAACTCCCGTGCTGGTGCACGTCAGTTGGTATCCCACGGACACGTAACTGTAAACGGCAAAAAAGTCGACATCGCTTCTTACCGTGTAAGCTTGGGCGACGTTATTGGTCTTCGCGAGAAGAGCCAAAGCATGGCTTCCATCAAAGAAGCTCTTGCTAACCGTTCCCACCTTCCAGCTTACCTGGAATCTGCTGAAGGATCTTTCGAAGGTAAATTCATTCGTTTGCCAGAACGTTCCGAGCTTTCCCAGGATATCGATGAGAAACAAATCGTCGAGTTCTACAACCGTTAA
- a CDS encoding transglycosylase domain-containing protein codes for MVQENKKKNVKKPSPRRSGLSKFGSVVKWMFILGIIGILFVGGAAAGYVTSMVKDEPVRSEEMIQQQVSQNSITGFAYFRDGAPIGQLRTEEDRRLIEYNDIPQIIIDAVLAIEDNNFNEHNGVDFKGTLRAVKQKLLNESVQTGGSTLTQQLARRVFLNLDRTEDRKAKEILLSLRLERFLTKQEILTAYLNKVPFGNGSNGYNVFGIKAASKGIFGLDDLDKLNIAQAAYLAGLPQLPSKYSAFNGVGEFNEKAFNRAIDRQQLVLRRMLEENKITTSQYDEALKFDIKSSLAPHTKKAYATYPYLMLETERKAAEIILSLNEEKNGTTDTASSSDDTVLLEEARQQLMTGGYRVYTTIDKKVYSAMHSISEDSNNFTKDSKTKGIEQTAGMLIDNKTGAILGMIEGRDFNVEQMNYATQMIRQPGSTMKPISAYLPALDAGLIQPAGILDDAPIILKDGGKGFHIPKNANNRYQGLVTARYALNKSLNIPALKLFNEKVGIEDAWAFTKKLGITTLTEDDYSAQTGVIGGLRYGTSVEELTNAYSAIGNKGAFNDAYMIEKIVDSEGKIVYQHKVNPEQVFSEQTAYLMTDMLRTVITEGTASTVRRDYKHFKDVPIVGKTGSTQNYGDVWFMGYTPDVTLGMWVGYKEQINTLTGDTQKRQAQTLWAKVMNAVIDKQPDLFVTDKFTQPEGITKKTVSAYSGKLPTDLTDKFTTDIFNVKYVPTERDDGISKAKYITYNGVNYIPLEGTPEDFLKEKIVVKRDKPIQELVKELLAAFPKMKDHKSLEYYMPADAKTDFPTEVDPRVDDGTAPTAPGNVNVSYSTGKAVITFSPSGSADVVGYRLYRSLNGGSFQKQAVIMADENKSFSPGTPASANAIFYVTAVDVAGNETSSGSVSGGVTPTPEATPTPDQQPETTPPTDSESTPGEDIDVPGTILPTPTSTPTGEGNSNGNSNSGTAGNTTGNH; via the coding sequence ATGGTTCAAGAGAACAAGAAAAAAAACGTAAAGAAGCCTTCACCCCGCAGATCTGGGCTTAGCAAGTTCGGTTCTGTAGTTAAGTGGATGTTTATTCTTGGCATAATAGGCATTCTATTCGTCGGTGGTGCAGCAGCAGGATATGTCACTTCCATGGTGAAGGATGAGCCTGTTCGCTCCGAGGAAATGATTCAACAGCAAGTCAGCCAAAATTCTATCACCGGATTCGCATACTTCCGTGATGGTGCACCGATCGGCCAGCTTCGTACAGAAGAAGACCGAAGGCTCATTGAATACAACGATATCCCCCAGATTATTATTGATGCAGTTCTCGCTATTGAGGACAATAATTTCAATGAGCATAATGGCGTGGATTTCAAAGGCACCTTACGTGCCGTCAAACAAAAGTTATTAAATGAATCCGTTCAGACCGGAGGCAGTACACTTACTCAACAGCTCGCTAGACGTGTATTCCTCAATCTAGATCGCACAGAAGATCGCAAAGCAAAAGAAATTCTACTCTCGCTTAGACTAGAGCGTTTTTTGACCAAGCAAGAGATTTTAACGGCTTATCTGAACAAGGTTCCGTTTGGTAATGGTTCGAATGGCTACAACGTATTTGGGATTAAAGCTGCATCCAAAGGTATATTCGGTCTGGATGATCTAGACAAGTTGAATATTGCCCAAGCGGCGTATTTGGCCGGTCTTCCACAGCTCCCATCCAAATATTCGGCCTTCAATGGCGTTGGAGAATTTAACGAAAAGGCGTTCAATAGAGCTATAGACCGTCAACAGCTTGTACTGCGTCGTATGCTAGAGGAGAACAAAATCACTACCTCTCAGTATGATGAAGCTCTTAAATTTGATATTAAGAGTTCTCTTGCTCCTCACACCAAGAAAGCCTACGCTACATATCCATACTTAATGCTGGAAACCGAGCGTAAAGCGGCTGAGATTATTCTGTCACTAAATGAAGAGAAAAACGGTACAACTGATACTGCTAGCTCTAGTGATGATACCGTACTTCTTGAGGAAGCAAGACAACAGTTAATGACCGGTGGTTACCGAGTCTACACCACGATTGATAAGAAAGTATACAGTGCAATGCACAGTATTTCCGAAGATAGTAATAATTTCACCAAGGACAGCAAAACAAAAGGTATCGAACAGACGGCTGGCATGTTGATCGACAACAAGACCGGAGCCATTCTCGGTATGATTGAGGGTCGCGATTTTAATGTCGAGCAAATGAACTACGCAACCCAAATGATCCGGCAGCCTGGTTCTACGATGAAGCCGATTTCAGCATACTTACCTGCCTTGGATGCAGGACTGATTCAACCTGCTGGGATCTTGGACGATGCTCCAATCATTTTGAAGGATGGTGGAAAAGGCTTCCATATCCCTAAAAATGCTAACAATCGTTATCAAGGCTTAGTTACTGCTCGCTATGCGCTTAATAAATCCCTCAATATACCGGCGCTTAAACTGTTTAACGAGAAGGTCGGAATAGAGGATGCTTGGGCCTTTACTAAAAAGCTAGGGATTACTACCCTCACCGAAGATGATTACAGCGCGCAAACTGGGGTTATAGGTGGTCTTCGATACGGTACCTCTGTTGAAGAATTAACCAATGCCTATTCCGCCATTGGCAATAAGGGAGCATTTAATGATGCTTACATGATCGAGAAGATTGTGGATTCGGAAGGCAAGATTGTTTACCAGCACAAGGTTAACCCTGAACAAGTATTCTCTGAGCAAACTGCTTATCTAATGACCGATATGCTGCGTACAGTAATCACAGAAGGTACTGCAAGTACAGTAAGAAGAGATTATAAACACTTTAAAGATGTTCCGATTGTAGGTAAAACTGGCTCCACTCAGAACTACGGAGATGTTTGGTTCATGGGCTACACACCTGATGTCACACTTGGCATGTGGGTTGGTTATAAAGAACAAATCAATACCCTTACAGGAGATACACAAAAACGACAAGCACAGACCTTATGGGCTAAAGTCATGAATGCTGTTATTGATAAGCAGCCCGACTTGTTTGTTACAGACAAATTCACACAACCTGAAGGAATTACCAAAAAGACAGTTTCCGCATACAGCGGTAAACTGCCAACGGATCTGACAGACAAATTCACAACGGATATATTCAATGTGAAATATGTACCTACTGAGCGCGACGATGGGATTTCCAAAGCCAAGTATATTACTTACAATGGCGTCAATTATATCCCGCTCGAAGGTACACCAGAGGATTTCCTGAAGGAAAAAATCGTAGTCAAACGTGATAAACCAATCCAGGAATTAGTTAAGGAGCTCTTGGCAGCCTTCCCTAAGATGAAGGATCATAAATCGCTGGAGTATTATATGCCAGCTGATGCTAAGACAGATTTCCCTACTGAAGTCGATCCACGCGTGGACGATGGCACTGCCCCTACTGCTCCTGGGAATGTTAATGTCTCATATAGTACTGGGAAAGCTGTGATCACCTTCTCCCCAAGTGGCTCTGCAGATGTAGTAGGATACCGCTTATATCGCTCTTTAAACGGTGGGTCTTTCCAGAAGCAAGCTGTAATCATGGCTGACGAGAATAAGTCGTTCTCTCCAGGAACGCCTGCGAGTGCCAATGCAATATTCTATGTTACTGCCGTTGATGTCGCAGGTAATGAGACGTCTTCTGGTAGCGTTTCTGGAGGTGTTACACCAACACCGGAAGCAACACCAACTCCGGATCAGCAACCGGAGACAACGCCTCCTACAGACTCTGAGAGCACTCCAGGAGAGGATATTGATGTTCCAGGAACCATTCTACCCACTCCTACATCAACGCCAACTGGCGAAGGTAACAGTAACGGAAACAGTAATAGTGGAACAGCCGGTAATACGACTGGAAACCATTAA
- the acsA gene encoding acetate--CoA ligase codes for MGQVHSEILPGRVQSSNMSDYTQAVANFKWEDVERNFSWYDTGKVNMAHEAVDRHVQEGRGATTALLYSDAVRDESYTFADLQERSNRFGNVLRKYGIGKGDRVFIFMPRQPELYFSLLGILKIGAIAGPLFEAFMETAVKDRLEDSGAVALVTTPELLHRVKRDELPNLRHIFLVGGTTDIEQGNLGFTEEMASASSDLDLEWLDLDDGLIMHYTSGSTGKPKGVYHVQRAMIQHYYTGRVVLDLRPDDIYWCTADPGWVTGTSYGIFSPWLNGATNVVRGGRFSPQDWYKTIERNKVSVWYSAPTAFRMLMGAGESSIQGIDLSSLRHVLSVGEPLNPEVVRWGDKFYNQRIHDTWWMTETGAQLICNYPGMDIKPGSMGRPLPGIEAAILDDKGNVLPPFSMGNLAIRTPWPSMMNSIWNNQTKYEEYFRIPGWYISGDSAYMDDDGYFWFQGRIDDVINSSGERIGPFEVESKLVEHPAVAEAGVIGKPDLVRGEIIKAFISLREGYTPTAALKEEIAAFVKAGLSAHAAPREIEFKDKLPKTRSGKIMRRVLKAWELHLPTGDLSTIED; via the coding sequence ATGGGTCAAGTCCATAGCGAAATTTTGCCTGGCCGTGTGCAGAGCTCCAATATGTCTGATTACACCCAGGCAGTAGCCAATTTTAAGTGGGAGGATGTTGAACGTAACTTCTCATGGTATGACACTGGCAAAGTAAATATGGCACATGAAGCAGTGGATCGCCACGTTCAAGAAGGACGGGGAGCGACAACGGCCCTGCTCTACAGTGATGCGGTGCGGGATGAATCCTATACATTTGCCGATCTGCAGGAACGGTCGAATCGGTTCGGAAATGTATTGCGTAAATATGGTATCGGTAAGGGAGATCGGGTATTTATTTTTATGCCTCGTCAACCGGAACTATATTTTAGTTTACTAGGCATTTTGAAGATTGGGGCAATAGCAGGCCCTCTGTTCGAAGCCTTCATGGAGACAGCAGTTAAGGACCGGCTGGAAGATAGCGGTGCCGTTGCTTTAGTTACTACGCCTGAACTACTTCATCGTGTAAAACGAGATGAGCTTCCGAATTTGCGTCATATTTTTCTAGTAGGCGGTACCACTGATATCGAGCAAGGTAACTTAGGCTTCACTGAGGAGATGGCTAGCGCATCTTCTGATCTCGATTTGGAATGGCTCGACCTGGACGATGGCCTTATCATGCATTATACATCTGGTTCTACGGGAAAACCTAAAGGCGTTTATCATGTACAAAGAGCAATGATTCAACATTATTATACAGGTAGAGTGGTGCTGGATCTACGACCGGATGATATTTACTGGTGTACAGCAGATCCGGGCTGGGTGACAGGAACATCTTACGGAATATTTTCTCCATGGTTAAATGGGGCAACGAATGTTGTGAGAGGGGGGCGGTTTAGCCCTCAGGATTGGTACAAGACGATTGAACGAAATAAAGTTAGTGTTTGGTACAGTGCACCTACAGCGTTTCGTATGTTGATGGGTGCAGGAGAGAGTTCTATTCAGGGGATTGATTTGAGCAGCCTGCGCCATGTCCTGTCTGTTGGAGAGCCGTTAAATCCTGAAGTAGTACGGTGGGGAGATAAATTTTACAATCAGCGCATTCATGATACTTGGTGGATGACAGAGACGGGGGCGCAGCTGATCTGCAACTATCCTGGAATGGATATCAAACCAGGCTCTATGGGTCGTCCGTTACCGGGTATTGAAGCGGCGATTCTAGATGATAAAGGCAATGTTCTTCCGCCATTCTCTATGGGTAATCTTGCGATACGGACTCCTTGGCCATCCATGATGAATTCGATCTGGAACAATCAGACGAAGTATGAGGAGTATTTCCGTATTCCTGGCTGGTACATTTCTGGTGATTCCGCATATATGGATGATGATGGATATTTCTGGTTCCAAGGACGGATTGATGACGTTATCAACTCTTCTGGTGAGCGTATTGGACCCTTTGAAGTGGAGAGTAAATTGGTAGAGCATCCAGCTGTGGCAGAAGCGGGCGTAATTGGTAAACCAGACCTTGTGCGGGGAGAAATTATTAAGGCGTTTATCTCGCTCAGGGAAGGCTATACTCCTACTGCTGCTCTCAAAGAGGAGATCGCGGCATTTGTTAAAGCCGGACTGTCTGCACATGCTGCACCTAGAGAGATTGAATTTAAGGATAAGCTTCCTAAGACACGATCTGGTAAAATTATGCGGCGTGTATTAAAGGCTTGGGAGCTTCACCTCCCGACTGGCGATTTATCAACGATAGAGGATTAG